One Conger conger chromosome 7, fConCon1.1, whole genome shotgun sequence genomic window, GCCCTGATTGAATTAGGTGGCATATAACTTAAACTTCTCAAAAGATGTGATCAGCAGTACTGATGTGGGGGAGCTGGGGCTACAGGGTTAGGTTCTTGCCCCGGGgatataaaatcaatattttataaCATTACAGGTCCAGTGTAGTGAGCCGCCGGAAAACATCAGCGGCATTTCATTCTGCACTGACGTGACGCCCCACAAGGTAGGAAACGCCTGGAGGCCGTCCTTTAAGAAAGACCGGGCAGAGCAGGACCCAGAGATGACCGTGACCCAGGAGCTGTTCCGGCGTATGTGCAGCATCCTCAACAGGCTGACACCCgagaagtttgagcagctggtCAGTCAGGTCCCCATGCTCCAAATTGATACCACGGAACGACTCCAGGGCGTTGTGGACATGATTTTTGAGAAGGCCATCTTTGAGCCCAAATTTGCCAGCACTTATGCAAAGATGTGCCAGTGCCTTATGAAGGTGAGTGTCAATacaacagacaagctcagtaatgtGTAGAGTATTTCAATTTTAAAAATCTGTACTTTACTCAGGTTTGAAGGACATGGACTTGGAAAAACCTTGTTCGACTGCTATAACTTCCATCATCATCTGGATCTAAACATGAATCTGGTGTCCTTTCTCCCACAGCTCAATGCTCCCATCAATGACTCCCCAAAAGTGACACTTAACTTCCGGTTGGCGATTCTGAATTGCTGCTGGGTGGAGTTCAACCGGGCCAATGAGCGCCCAAACGAGGAGCTCGAGGCCGAAACCGCTGCCCCCCGCCGACGTGCGCTCGGGAACGTCAGGTTCCTTGGTGAGCTATTCAAGCTGGATATAGCTGAGGAGCTCTCCATGCACCGGTCCATTAGCACTCTGCTGAACAaccagggggagggggcactCGAGTGCCTGTGCTGTCTGTTGTCCACCATTGGCAGCAAGCTGGACTGTGGTCAAGCCAAGGTACTGCAGAGCAGGCTGTATctctttcaaaaatgaaatccacacacacacacacacacacactgactgtccctctcctctcttctctgcaGTACCATATGGATAAATACTTCCATCAAATCGAGCAGATCTTGAAGAATGGCAAGAAGACAGCCAGAATCCGTTTCATGCTTCAAGACATAACGGACCTGAGACAGGTACTCACACCCCCCTTCACATCCAAGCCTCACCACTGTTCTGTTTAGCCACACCCCTAAGCATCCATGCCCTGACCATCTTTTCTTTAGCCACAGCTCTAATAATCTCAGTTCCACCCCTCTTATCTAAAGCCACACTTCTGTTTAGCCCGCCCCGCTGTATTGGGTAACTTACCTCCTTTGCCTCATATTCATGTTGAGGACTCTGATGACTCATGCAGTTAAGTGCAGCAAAAACGTGTACTTGTACTAACTGGCTAATCTTACATTTACTGTCATACATTCTCCATTTCTTTCCCCTTTTCAAATGTCACATCCGTGGTACCACTGTCTGGATTTTCCTGCAGAACATTAAATAACAGATGTCTCAtttgcccccccccctacccccagaATAATTGGGCCCCAAGGAGTGCTGACCAGGGCCCCAAAACCATCAGCCAGGTCCATAAAGATGCAGAGCTTGAGACCCAGCAGGAGAGATCCAAGGTGCAGCAGCagatcaaaacaaaaaacctggaCCAACATGGCTACCGTAGAGAACTTCAGAACTGGGGTAGAGAACAATACTGGAACCACGGGGAACGGCAGGCCCATCAAGCAGAGGAGCGTTGGGGCCGTGCGGAACGTAGAGGAGGAGCAGAGCGTAGGAGATGTGGGGAGCCACAACCTACTTGGAACCATGGCGGCCGCCAGCAGGACGAGGGCATAAACACAGCACCTGCATCTGAACAAACCGCGCCTATCAACACTAGCCAGGGCCCCAAAACCATCAGCCAGGTCCATAAAGATGCGGAGGTTCAGACCCAGCAAGAGAGTTCCAAGGTGGAGCAGCAGCTCCAAGCCAAGGTGAACAGCTCTGAGCGCCAGGGCTATAGACAAGACCGACGGAATGGTTGGGAATGGCGTGATTCTGGGAGGGAAGAGCGTGGGAACCGCAGGGATCACGGCCACAGTGGACAGCAAGGATGGTGGCGCCGGGGGGCGTGGAACGAAAAGGAACAGCGCGGGAGCCGCAGGGAACACAGGGACCATGGAGGAGAGGAACGTAGGGACCATGGAGGAGAGGAATGTTGGCGCCGCGTAGAACGTAGGGATCGTGGAGGAGAAGAACGTAGGGAGCGCGGAGGAGAAGAACGTAGGGAGCGCGGAGGAGAAGAACGTAGGGATTGTGGAGGAGTGGAACACAGGGACCGTGGAGGAGAGGAATGCGGGCGCCGCGTGGAACGTGGGGAGCGTGGAGAAGAAGGACGTAGGGATCGTGGAGGAGAGGAAAGTAGGAGATGTGTGGAGCCACAACCTGCTTGGAACCGCAGCGACCAACAGCAGAACAAGGGCATAAATACGACACCTCTTCCTGAAACTAAGCCCATCAACACCAGCCGAAGTAAGTCTATGTACTCCCTTATTGAGACACATGAACAACTCTCAACAGCACCAGCCAAAGTAGGTCGacacactctcattaacacacacaaacaaaaccccAACAGTACCAGCCATATATAAAGCATTTAAGTATTATGGTTTGTCTCCACAGGACCTGCAGGTTTTTCTCCCAGAACCATAAAATACATCAACAGCCTGCTACAGCCAGGCTTAACACGCCGCTTCtaagacaacagcaacattcCAGAGGTCAGTTCCCCGCATGCCTATCTGTCAtgggtatgtttgtgtttacagAAGCATCTGTCTGTTACTGGTGTCCAGCTGTCGGCCTCCCAATCTGAGATATTGGCTGTAGAGTAAAATCACTCAGGCAGTGTAAGGTTTTGGCACTAGATCCGGGCTGCCCAGCCCTATCCCTGGAGCTCTACTGTCCTggtcctgtttgttttcattccaacccaaaCAAACCACAAGTCATCCAACAGCGAGAGATGtagttgagctgctaattagtagaatcaggtccACCAAATTtaggctggagtgaaaaccaatgGGACTGACAATGGGAATGTAATCTCCAGGAgcaaggttgggcagccctgcagaTAGAGATGGATAAGGCAGATTGTGATGACAGTTTTTTTCTCCATGCAGGAAGTTTGAGCCAGGACTATGGAGTTAATGTAATGCCAAAAGAAATGCGCAAGAAATGAATTTGAGAGTAGAATTCCTGCTGGTCGGCACAGATTTATTATGGTTGCGCCCCAACCTCTGTGCGCACAATCAGATTTGGCCAACTCGCACAcagatttattattttgacGCTCAAAACTTCATCTCTCTGCTCTCCAAACTTAGCCCTCTCATGCTCAGATGTTTTCAACAGTAACATTACAGGTATAGGTCCAGCCAGTTAGGAAATAGAAAACTTAGAACGCCCGTTTAACCAATCAGGTCATTACTGATCTGATTGGTTGGGTAGGTAAGAGGCATAGAACGAGGGTCCTGTCTAGATCCCATCAGAGCACACGCAACATTGGCGTGATAGCCAGCAGAGTTCATAAACTGTGTAGCAACAGCGCCTTCTGATTCTCACAGTTTGTGCCCATTTCTGTGTAGCTGACAACGTATGTGAGCTAACTTCCTTATGTTTGCATACCTTTACGTTTCAGTAACATAACCAAGTTTGTCACTCATATGGCCCAATAAATACCCATAATCTTATGGCTATGGATTTGCACCAAAAATCAGACGTATGAAAGGCCAAGGGCGGCTACTCCCATATCGCGGTAAGCCAGTGACACAGCTACTGATGAGTCGAGAGCAGCAACTGATTAGCCAGCAGCAGTGACTGATGAGCCAGCAGCGGTGAATGAGAGACCATGCTACCGGCTACTGACACTCCTAGGCTGTCAACCCACCTGCCTAGACTAGCCACCCACTTACCTAGACTAACAACTCACCTACCTAGACTAGCCACCCACTTACCTAGACTAAAAACCCACCTACCTAGACTAACGCAGTGGGTTTGGGTCGCTTCTAGGTAGGTTGGTCGCTAGTGTAGGTAGGTGGGTAGCTAGTCTAGGTAGCTGggtcgctagtttaggtaggtgggtcgctagtttaggtaggtaggtagctagtctaggtaggtgggtcgctagtgtAGGTAGGTGAGTCAGTCTCCGCTGCTGGCCAATCAGTGCGGCTGCCGGCTCATCAGTAGCTGTGTCATTGGCTTACCGCGATGTGGGAGTAGCTGCCCTCAGCCTCTCATACGTCAGATATTTGGCACGAACCAAACCCCTTAAGATTTGAGGTGTTTACTGGATCGTACCAGTGAGAAACTTGGTTATGTTATCGAATCATGGAGTTAAGCAAACAAAAGGTAGTTAGCTCATGTACGTTGTCAGCTGCACAAGAATGGCCACAAACTGTGAGAATCAGAAGCAGAGGTAGCTACGCAGTTTATGAACCCTGCTGGCTATCACGCCAATGTTGCGCAAGCTCCGAGGGGAACTAGACACAACCATTGTTCTATGCCTCTTACCTACCCAACCAATGAGATCAGTAATGACCTAATTGGTTAAACAGGGACTTTTGCGTTTTTTTCCAGCTAATATTGGCTGGTCTTTTGCCTGTAATGTTACTGTTGGAAAAATCAGAGCATGAGAGGGCTAAGTTTGGAGAGCAGGGAGATGAAGTTTTGAGcatgaaaataattaatcttATTTAATATGAGCTGGAAATAGAGAACTTAAAAGTGCCCgtttaaccaatcagatcatCAACAAAACAATTCTGGTAGAGTTTGAAACATCTGACAAGCAAAGAATCGTGGTTGAGTTTGAAATATCTGACAACCAAACAATCGTGGATGAGTTTGAAACATCTGACAACCAAACAATCAAGTACCATACAATCGTGGAGGAGGCTCAGTCTGAACCGCCTGACTCCGAGCCGGGTCTGAGATAACTGTGAAGGAGACTGCCTCCACATCTGCTGTGGTGGAGGAGGCGAAGTCTGAGCCCAATGACTGTGGATCAACCACGCAGAATGACTCGCCAGGTGTGGAAGAGGGCATTGGACAGTACATGGTGTCTGCTAACTGCAGCAGCATGGACCCCGGTCAGTGCTGTGAGATCCCCATGGTGAGCACAGAACCCCATTTCCACCATTAGATTAGTTCATAGTTTCTTGTTAAGGTTCTAATTCAGCCCTGATTGAATTAGGTGGTATATAACTTAAACTTCTCAAAAGATGTGATCAGCAGTACTGATGTGGGGGAGCTGGGGCTACAGGGTTAGGTTCTTGTCCCAATATTTTATAACGTTACAGGTCCAGTGTAGTGAGCCGCCAAAAATCATCAGCGGCATTTCATTCTGCACTGACGTGACGCCCCACAAGGTCTAAGAAAGACCGGGCAGAGCAGGATCCAGAGATGACCGTGACCCAGGAGCTGTTCCGGCGTATGTGCAGCATCCTCAACAAGCTGACACCCGAGAAGTTTGAGGAGCTGGTCAGTCAGGTCCCCAGGCTCCAAATTGATACCAGGGCGTTGGACATGATTTTTGAGAAGGCCATCTTTGAGCCCAAATTTGCCAGCACTTATGCAAAGATGTGCCAGTGCCTTATGAAGGTGAGTGTCAATacaacagacaagctcagtaatgcGTAGagtatttcaaaaaaaaaaatctgtacttTACTCAGGTTTGAAGGACATGGACTTAGAAAAACCTTGTTCGACTGCTTTAACTTCCATCATCATCTGGATCTAAACATGAATCTGGTGTCCTTTCTCCCACAGCTCAATGCTCCCTTCAATGACTCCCCAAAAGTGACTCTTAACTTCCGGTTGGCGATTCTGAATTGCTGCTGGGTGGAGTTCAACCGGGCCAATGAGCGCCCAAACGAGGAGCTGGAGGCCGACACCGCTGCCCCCCGCCGACGTGCGCTGAGGAACGTCAGGTTCCTTGGTGAGCTATTCAAGCTGGATATGGCTGAGGAGCTCTCCATGCACCAGGCCATTAGCACTCTGCTGAACagccagggggagggggcactCGAGTGCCTGTGCTGTCTGTTGTCCACCATTGGCAGCAAGCTGGACTGTGGTCAAGCCAAGGTACTGCAGAGCAGGCTGTATctctttcaaaaatgaaatccacacacacacacacacacacacacacactgactgtccctctcctctcttctctgcaGTACCATATGGATAAATACTTCCATCAAATCGAGCAGATCTTGAAGAATGGCAAGAAGACATCCAGAATCCATTTCATGCTTCAAGACATAACGGACCTGAGACAGGTACTGTCACACCCCCCTTAACATCCATGCCTCACCACTGTTCTGTTTAGCCACACCCCTAATAATCTCAGCTCCACCCCTCTTATCTGAGGCCACACCCTCTTCTGTTTAGCCCGCCCCACTGTATTGGGTAACTTACCTCCTTTGCCTCATATTCATGTCGAGGACTGTGCTGGGATGTCACTGTGATGGCTTACGAAGTTAAGTGCAGCAAAAACATTTGTCATACCTCTCCATGTCTGTCTTTGCCCCTTTCAATGTACATGTCCCTGGTACCACTGTCTGGATCTACCTGTAGAACATTAAATAGCAAATGTCTCATTTGCTCCACCACTGCTTCTGGTCGGGAAGAACGTGGAACCCACAGGGATCAGGCCAGCGGTGGAGCGGAAGGGAAGAGCACGGGAACCGCAGGGAACATAGGGACCATGGAGGAGAGGAACAAAGGGACCATGGAGGAGAGGAACGTAGGGACCACCGAGGAGAGGAATGTTGGCAGGGAAGAGCCATTCCGTTCTACTCGCACTCAAACCTCTGTGCACACTCAGATTTGGCCGACTCGCACACAAAATGATAATGTCATGCTGTGATTTTTTCAACAGCAACATTACTGCCAAAAGTCCAGCCAATATTAGCTGGAAATAGAAAACTTCAAAGTGCCCATTACTGATCTGATTGGTTGGGTAGGTAAGAGGCACAGAACAATGCTCCTGTCTAGATCCCATCAGAGCACACGCAACATTGGCGTGATAGCCAGCAGAGTTCAGAGACTGTGTAGCTACAGCGCTTCTGATTCTCAGTTTGTGCCCATTTCTGTGTAGCTGACAACGTATGTGAGCTAACTTCCTTATGTTTGCGTACCTCCATGTTTCTATAACATAACCAAGTTTCTCACTGATACGATCCAGTAAACACCTCACATCTTAAGGGGTTTGATTTGTGCCAAATATCTGGTGTATGAGAATGGCTACTCACACATCGCGGTAAGCCAATGACACAGCGACTGCTGAACAGGCAGCGGCACTGATTGGCCAGCAGCGGAGACTGATGAGCCGGCAGTGGAGAATGAGAGACCAAGCGAGTGGCTACTGACACTCCCAggcaggtgggtcgctagtccaggcaggtgggtcgctagtccaggcaggtgggtcgctagtccaggcaggtgggtcgctagtccaggcaggtgggtcgctagtccagGCAGGTGGGTCTCTAGTCCAGGCAGGTGGGTCGCTTGTCCAggcaggtgggtcgctagtccaggcaggtgggtcgctagtccaggcaggtgggtcgctagtccagGTAAGTAGGTTGGTctcttctcattggcctccactggcttcctattgccgcacgcatccgattcaaggccctagtgttggcatttcaggctgctaaggggactgccccacattacatacaatccctgatcactccctactccccagctagaccactccggtctgccagctctggtcgtcttacggttccctctctacgggcacctggcggtcgagctgcacgttcacgcctgttttccgttctggttcctcagtggtggaatgacttgcctaccactgtcaggacagcagaatccctccccctatttcgacgcagactcaaaacacacctcttcaaactctaccttagtcctccctcctgatttaccccgccccccccttctgatacccctatccctgtctaaccccccccccccccaaaaaattgcacttatgatgacgactgtatgtttagaacagcagtccaggtgtattttcctagttctggatgtgatgctttgacgtgt contains:
- the LOC133133593 gene encoding eukaryotic translation initiation factor 4 gamma 1-like, translated to MAEELSMHQAISTLLNSQGEGALECLCCLLSTIGSKLDCGQAKYHMDKYFHQIEQILKNGKKTARIRFMLQDITDLRQNNWAPRSADQGPKTISQVHKDAELETQQERSKVQQQIKTKNLDQHGYRRELQNWGREQYWNHGERQAHQAEERWGRAERRGGAERRRCGEPQPTWNHGGRQQDEGINTAPASEQTAPINTSQGPKTISQVHKDAEVQTQQESSKVEQQLQAKVNSSERQGYRQDRRNGITATVDSKDGGAGGRGTKRNSAGAAGNTGTMEERNVGTMEERNVGAA